One Chitinophaga sp. H8 DNA window includes the following coding sequences:
- a CDS encoding TlpA disulfide reductase family protein, whose protein sequence is MKTLIAGTALLLASLSSTAQQQVVLKGTVTGDLKGNNKMYFYTRTMNDSAIIENGQYTYSFTFEEPVNIMLLPEYVKTQRMMYVPFGILFDQPATYTITTDIEKGMESSVVKGTETVELLGAYDKQKKAAWKKISEALSTEFGQPWMQEDNPRYPEFEKRQQALQQQYLVPVLEKLVKEHPGSYAAAYTLQSDGRSALTTAQQERMYGMLSKKMQASKSGKDFYNYIQGVKNSAVGKKIKDFTLPDPQDQNFTFSSLKGKYILIDFWASWCAPCRQSFPRMREVYSAYKDKNFEILSISIDQSKPDWLKAVKQENNPWPQVLDNKSISASGFAITGVPTTFLIGPDGKIVMKEVGFDPNGNGTMEQKLAAIFGSAVPVKEEKATKQPDTPKQGEAVKAIPMTLMQ, encoded by the coding sequence ATGAAAACGTTGATCGCAGGAACTGCACTACTCCTTGCTTCTTTGAGTAGTACCGCACAACAACAGGTGGTGTTAAAAGGAACGGTAACGGGCGACCTGAAAGGAAATAATAAAATGTATTTCTACACCCGTACCATGAATGATTCCGCTATCATTGAAAACGGACAATATACCTACAGCTTTACGTTTGAAGAACCGGTAAACATTATGCTGCTGCCCGAATATGTGAAGACCCAGCGAATGATGTATGTGCCTTTCGGTATTTTGTTTGATCAGCCAGCTACCTATACTATTACTACGGATATAGAAAAAGGAATGGAATCTTCTGTGGTAAAAGGAACAGAAACCGTTGAGCTGTTGGGGGCCTATGATAAGCAGAAAAAGGCTGCCTGGAAAAAGATCAGCGAAGCCCTGAGTACCGAATTTGGGCAGCCATGGATGCAGGAAGATAATCCCCGCTATCCAGAGTTTGAAAAACGCCAGCAGGCACTGCAGCAACAATACCTGGTACCTGTTCTGGAGAAACTCGTAAAAGAGCATCCCGGATCTTATGCAGCTGCTTATACCTTACAGAGTGATGGCCGAAGTGCTTTAACTACTGCTCAGCAGGAACGGATGTATGGCATGCTGTCAAAAAAAATGCAGGCATCTAAATCGGGAAAGGATTTTTATAACTACATACAAGGCGTGAAAAATTCTGCTGTAGGAAAAAAGATAAAGGATTTTACCTTGCCGGATCCACAAGACCAGAATTTTACATTCTCCAGCCTGAAAGGAAAGTACATCCTGATAGATTTCTGGGCCAGCTGGTGCGCTCCCTGCCGCCAATCCTTTCCCCGTATGAGAGAGGTATACAGTGCTTATAAAGACAAGAACTTTGAAATCCTCAGTATTTCCATTGATCAAAGTAAACCTGATTGGCTGAAGGCGGTGAAACAGGAAAACAACCCCTGGCCTCAGGTGTTGGACAATAAAAGCATCTCTGCTTCCGGATTCGCAATAACCGGAGTGCCTACCACTTTTCTGATTGGACCGGATGGAAAAATTGTGATGAAGGAAGTGGGATTTGATCCTAACGGAAATGGGACTATGGAACAAAAACTGGCTGCCATCTTCGGATCGGCAGTGCCGGTAAAGGAGGAAAAAGCAACGAAACAACCTGATACACCAAAACAAGGGGAGGCGGTAAAAGCTATTCCCATGACACTTATGCAATAG
- a CDS encoding peroxiredoxin family protein, with translation MKHLKRITGCKAIALLLLAGLSATAQQPKKYITVSGKIKFPPPAEHQAKFPFLVQKQGDDGRITLDTIHLKPDGTYSVKLDATRPQFYILNEFEWDRLTVWANKDDLRIDFRGEDTAKIKIKNPPYVFIEGSQENNFLNDINFMNYRNYQATIAISQLQYKASKANDTALARQLGEHMMWLYDDMDQRVKLAIRMNQHSPVVLYGLDFISPRKDKVFIQEQVDRLAKKYPWFKEVQEKKASMAKAEAIAKKTAIGAPAMEFTQNDVNGKPIKLSDYKGKYVLVDFWASWCGPCRAENPNVLENYEKYHDKGFEILGVSLDDKKENWVKAIKDDGLTWQHVSDLKGWKNEVAKQYNIRAVPSNFLLDKEGKIIAVNLRAEDLGKKLAEIYDK, from the coding sequence ATGAAACATCTTAAACGGATTACCGGCTGTAAGGCCATTGCATTATTACTGTTGGCAGGCCTGAGCGCCACCGCCCAACAGCCTAAAAAATATATCACGGTAAGTGGTAAAATTAAGTTTCCTCCTCCGGCAGAACATCAGGCCAAATTCCCTTTCCTGGTTCAAAAACAAGGGGATGACGGCCGTATCACACTGGATACCATTCATCTGAAGCCTGATGGAACATACAGTGTAAAACTGGATGCTACCCGCCCGCAATTCTATATACTGAATGAGTTTGAGTGGGACCGTCTAACTGTTTGGGCTAATAAAGATGACCTCCGTATTGATTTCAGAGGGGAGGATACCGCGAAGATAAAAATCAAAAACCCACCTTACGTCTTTATTGAAGGTAGCCAGGAAAATAACTTCCTGAATGATATCAACTTTATGAACTATCGCAACTATCAGGCTACCATTGCTATCAGCCAGTTGCAATATAAAGCATCTAAGGCCAATGATACGGCATTGGCACGTCAGCTGGGAGAACACATGATGTGGCTGTATGATGATATGGACCAACGGGTAAAGCTGGCAATACGTATGAATCAACACTCTCCGGTAGTATTATATGGACTGGATTTTATATCTCCCCGCAAGGATAAAGTATTTATCCAGGAACAGGTAGACCGCCTGGCAAAAAAATATCCCTGGTTTAAGGAAGTACAGGAAAAGAAAGCAAGCATGGCCAAAGCGGAAGCTATCGCCAAAAAAACAGCTATCGGAGCGCCTGCTATGGAGTTTACACAGAATGATGTAAATGGAAAACCAATAAAGTTATCAGACTACAAAGGTAAATATGTATTAGTGGATTTCTGGGCCAGCTGGTGCGGCCCCTGCCGTGCGGAAAATCCCAATGTGCTGGAAAACTATGAAAAGTATCACGATAAAGGCTTTGAAATACTGGGCGTATCCCTGGATGATAAAAAGGAAAACTGGGTAAAGGCGATCAAGGATGATGGGCTTACCTGGCAACACGTGAGTGATCTTAAAGGTTGGAAAAATGAAGTGGCCAAACAATATAACATCCGGGCTGTACCCAGCAATTTCCTGCTCGATAAGGAAGGTAAGATCATTGCCGTAAATCTGAGAGCAGAAGACCTGGGCAAGAAACTGGCAGAGATCTATGATAAATAA
- a CDS encoding RNA polymerase sigma-70 factor yields the protein MMKEDAFKAIYEQYWSKLYSVCFYTVASREVAEDLVMEIFLSLWNNREKVEIDNLEHYLIRAAKNKALKYLIKQKRSQVQLQKMVYTIPAENVVHAPESRLELKELSASISCSLGTLPQKTKEIFLLNRENGLTYQEIAHQQGVSVKTVEYHISKALRVLNRLGLTLSALFFLK from the coding sequence ATGATGAAGGAAGATGCATTCAAGGCAATATACGAACAGTATTGGTCCAAACTTTATAGTGTATGTTTTTATACTGTGGCTTCCAGAGAAGTGGCAGAAGACCTGGTCATGGAAATCTTCTTGTCATTATGGAATAACCGGGAAAAGGTGGAAATAGACAACCTGGAACACTACCTGATAAGGGCTGCCAAAAATAAAGCCCTCAAATACCTGATCAAACAAAAAAGAAGCCAGGTACAATTGCAAAAAATGGTATATACCATTCCGGCTGAGAATGTGGTGCATGCTCCGGAAAGCCGCCTGGAGCTGAAGGAACTAAGTGCCAGTATCTCCTGTAGCCTGGGCACCTTACCCCAAAAAACAAAAGAAATATTCCTGTTGAACCGTGAAAATGGACTTACTTACCAGGAAATTGCCCACCAGCAAGGCGTTTCTGTGAAAACAGTAGAGTATCATATCTCCAAGGCACTCCGTGTACTAAACCGGCTGGGGCTAACTTTAAGTGCCCTTTTTTTCCTGAAATAA
- a CDS encoding FecR family protein yields MKVTKALIDKFSEGKCTPEEELAVRQWLEDGAWPDEEGDAATGEAIWNRMQEHRYPDTPIIPMQKRGNAWWKIAAAILLLLSMGTTSYFLLYKKHHTILVSTTNEERKKVVLPDNSVVFLSKGSTLRYPEKFPGDKREIWLIGEGTFEVAKDARRPFTVISEQVRTTALGTSFKVSAYPGAHKVDVALSYGKVVVCREQQTKTDSVYLDPGEAVVYTPVGKTVRKTTNAQFNYKENVLYFDHANMEEVITKLENFYGIKILTADQLRDAKWQVSGEFNREPLDVVMKNIAFTCDVSYRINQDTLIIAPTER; encoded by the coding sequence ATGAAAGTAACAAAAGCATTAATAGATAAGTTTAGCGAAGGGAAATGTACCCCTGAAGAAGAATTGGCTGTCCGCCAGTGGCTGGAAGATGGTGCCTGGCCGGATGAAGAAGGAGATGCTGCAACAGGGGAGGCCATATGGAACCGTATGCAGGAGCATCGATATCCGGATACGCCTATTATACCTATGCAGAAAAGAGGCAATGCCTGGTGGAAAATTGCAGCTGCTATATTACTCCTGTTAAGTATGGGCACAACTTCTTATTTCCTGTTGTATAAAAAACACCATACTATATTGGTAAGTACTACCAATGAAGAAAGGAAAAAGGTGGTATTACCTGATAACTCTGTTGTATTTCTGAGTAAAGGGTCTACCCTAAGGTATCCGGAAAAATTCCCTGGTGATAAAAGGGAAATATGGCTGATAGGGGAAGGTACATTTGAAGTAGCCAAAGATGCTCGTCGCCCTTTTACCGTGATCAGCGAACAGGTACGTACTACTGCGCTTGGTACTTCTTTTAAGGTAAGTGCATATCCTGGTGCACATAAGGTGGATGTAGCGCTTAGTTATGGAAAGGTAGTGGTATGCCGCGAACAGCAGACAAAAACAGATAGCGTTTATCTTGACCCTGGCGAGGCTGTGGTGTATACGCCCGTGGGTAAAACGGTAAGGAAAACAACGAATGCACAATTCAACTATAAGGAAAACGTGCTTTACTTTGATCATGCCAACATGGAAGAAGTGATCACCAAACTCGAAAACTTTTACGGAATAAAAATATTAACAGCTGATCAGCTCAGGGATGCCAAGTGGCAGGTGTCCGGCGAATTTAACAGGGAACCGCTGGATGTTGTCATGAAAAACATTGCCTTTACCTGTGATGTTAGTTATCGGATCAACCAGGATACACTTATAATAGCGCCAACGGAAAGATAA
- a CDS encoding TonB-dependent receptor, which translates to MQKAFVSDALKVGHRLLLIGCMLIACSFRLSAKRMAEQEPDIRRVYLSLNSAEVPLNKLFTEIEKQTNFRFFYDAATCNVQQPVNIRVKHESLFNVLQILKKNTGLEFKQIEHYFSVRPVNKSKSTPAPAGIIAPELSTGTAIDKANDGEIVVKGKVTDETGAPLIGVSVQLKGTTSGMSTDGQGSYSLRVPADGTLIFSFMGYEKREVKINGASVLNISLTGNSSGLNEVVVVGYTKQKKISIVGSLVTVTGDELKQSPASNLSNALAGRLPGLIAMQQSGSPGADQSKILIRGYSTSGDNSPLILIDGVERSMDNVDVQEIESITVLKDASATAQYGIRGANGVVVVTTRRGKAGPPRIDFSANYALNQATQLPKFLDSYNYGLLLNEALANDGKPAQFTPEQLEQYKAGKDPLNYPNTDWVNLLFRETSPTQRYNLNINGGNQNVKYFVSAAYLNQQGILRKYDNPQYDTKDVFRRWNFRSNIDIALSKDFNISVDLAGVITSKHSPTSSVEGDMLRQVYWYPPTELALLPDGKIAVPGNHTQNPIGDLSRTGYTETFDGTAQGTIRAIRKLDFITEGLSTGLNYSFDRTYTYRSNRTQGYGLYRWDPATGQSVLEKGADTPVEPITEFSSSPRYALNFEYYLNYNQTFGKHNVTGMVLYNQRKRVEQGAQYGKPFYVQGVMSRLTYGYNNKYFIDLNGRYDGSENFPKGSRFGFFPSIAAGWVVTGEEFMKPVTALTYLKLRGSYGVVGNDQIGGRRFLWQSIYQAGSGYSFGQNGEVWSAGLKEGSTGTPEVTWEKHKIMNLGLEAKLFNDKLGINLDVFRKNVSDILITPGTIVATYGGPLPALNMGETKSHGFELELIHTNQINKDLSYMVKGNLNFTTSKVIYADEPPRKYPWLQRTGHPINQYFGYQSLGFFQSQDDIDKSATQFGGLIPGDIKYADLNNDGQVNADDQTAIGKTDIPTHTMGFSMGLNYKSFDFSVLFQGAFGAYTVLQNFAAYEFYSNGKVSERHLGRWTPATAATATFPALHASDNTNNHVYSDFWMKRADYVRLKNFEIGYRLPKSWTDRVKIQGVRFYVNGQNLWTWMKDMKDFQFDPEAPSGDGTFYPQQKIYNFGATVTF; encoded by the coding sequence ATGCAAAAAGCATTTGTTTCTGATGCACTTAAGGTAGGTCATCGCTTATTATTAATTGGCTGCATGCTGATAGCATGCTCCTTCAGGCTGTCTGCAAAGAGAATGGCAGAACAGGAGCCCGATATCAGACGGGTATACCTGTCACTCAATTCTGCTGAAGTGCCACTGAACAAGTTGTTTACAGAAATCGAAAAACAAACAAATTTCAGGTTCTTTTATGATGCTGCTACCTGTAATGTACAGCAGCCGGTAAACATCAGGGTGAAGCATGAATCATTATTTAATGTATTGCAGATCCTGAAAAAAAATACAGGACTGGAGTTTAAACAAATTGAACATTACTTTTCTGTAAGGCCGGTTAATAAAAGTAAATCTACACCTGCTCCAGCTGGGATAATTGCTCCGGAGCTGTCAACTGGTACTGCGATCGACAAAGCCAACGATGGCGAAATCGTAGTGAAAGGTAAAGTTACCGATGAAACAGGCGCTCCTTTAATTGGGGTAAGTGTACAACTGAAAGGCACCACCTCCGGAATGTCTACCGACGGACAAGGCTCCTACTCCCTGCGCGTACCGGCTGATGGTACGCTGATTTTCTCCTTTATGGGATATGAAAAACGGGAGGTGAAAATCAATGGGGCCAGCGTGCTCAATATATCTCTTACGGGTAATTCAAGTGGATTGAATGAAGTAGTGGTGGTGGGGTATACGAAACAGAAGAAGATCTCAATCGTAGGATCATTGGTAACAGTGACAGGAGATGAATTGAAACAAAGCCCGGCTTCCAACCTGTCTAATGCCCTGGCAGGCCGTTTGCCAGGATTGATTGCGATGCAGCAAAGTGGCTCTCCCGGTGCTGACCAGTCTAAAATATTAATCAGGGGATATTCCACTTCCGGCGACAATAGCCCCTTAATTCTGATTGATGGGGTAGAACGCAGCATGGATAATGTAGATGTACAGGAAATTGAATCCATTACTGTACTGAAAGATGCCTCTGCTACTGCACAATATGGTATAAGGGGTGCTAATGGGGTAGTGGTGGTAACTACCCGCAGGGGTAAAGCTGGTCCTCCGCGTATCGACTTTAGCGCTAACTATGCACTCAACCAGGCTACGCAGTTGCCTAAATTCCTGGATTCTTACAATTATGGTCTGCTTCTGAATGAAGCCCTGGCCAATGATGGAAAGCCCGCACAATTCACGCCGGAACAACTGGAGCAATATAAAGCTGGTAAAGATCCGCTGAACTATCCTAATACCGACTGGGTAAACCTTCTGTTCAGAGAAACTTCACCTACACAACGGTATAACCTGAATATCAACGGTGGTAACCAGAACGTAAAATATTTTGTATCTGCGGCTTACTTAAATCAACAAGGCATCCTGCGTAAATATGATAACCCCCAGTATGATACCAAAGATGTTTTCAGACGCTGGAATTTCCGCTCCAACATTGATATTGCCCTTTCAAAAGATTTTAATATTTCTGTAGACCTCGCCGGAGTGATCACCAGCAAACACTCTCCTACTTCCAGTGTAGAAGGTGATATGTTACGCCAGGTATACTGGTATCCGCCTACCGAGCTGGCTTTGCTGCCGGATGGAAAAATTGCCGTACCAGGCAACCATACCCAGAACCCTATTGGCGACCTGAGCAGAACAGGCTATACAGAAACATTTGATGGTACTGCACAGGGGACTATCCGGGCTATCAGAAAACTGGACTTTATCACTGAAGGACTTAGCACAGGTTTAAATTACTCTTTTGATCGTACCTATACCTATCGCTCAAACCGGACACAGGGATATGGCCTGTACAGATGGGATCCTGCAACCGGCCAATCTGTATTGGAAAAAGGTGCAGATACACCGGTAGAACCTATCACGGAATTCTCGAGCTCACCCAGATATGCGCTCAACTTTGAATATTACCTGAACTACAATCAAACTTTCGGCAAGCACAACGTGACCGGAATGGTGTTGTACAACCAGCGTAAACGCGTGGAACAAGGCGCACAATACGGTAAACCATTTTATGTACAAGGGGTGATGAGCCGCCTGACATACGGATACAACAATAAATATTTTATTGACCTGAATGGTCGTTATGATGGTTCTGAAAACTTCCCTAAAGGTTCCCGCTTCGGATTTTTCCCATCCATCGCTGCTGGCTGGGTAGTCACTGGTGAAGAATTCATGAAGCCGGTTACTGCATTAACCTACCTGAAATTAAGAGGTTCTTATGGGGTAGTAGGTAATGATCAGATCGGTGGACGCAGGTTTCTGTGGCAATCTATCTACCAGGCTGGATCAGGCTATAGCTTTGGCCAGAATGGAGAGGTGTGGTCTGCAGGATTGAAAGAAGGCTCTACTGGTACTCCTGAAGTTACCTGGGAAAAACATAAGATCATGAACCTGGGCCTGGAAGCCAAACTATTCAATGATAAACTGGGCATTAATCTGGATGTGTTCCGGAAAAATGTTAGCGACATATTGATTACACCAGGTACTATCGTAGCTACCTATGGAGGTCCTTTGCCTGCTTTAAATATGGGAGAAACCAAGAGCCACGGGTTTGAACTGGAATTGATACACACCAACCAGATCAATAAAGACCTGAGCTACATGGTAAAGGGTAACCTGAACTTTACTACCAGTAAAGTGATCTATGCGGATGAACCGCCCCGCAAATATCCCTGGTTGCAACGCACCGGCCATCCGATCAACCAATACTTCGGTTATCAGTCACTGGGCTTTTTCCAGAGCCAGGATGATATCGATAAAAGTGCTACGCAGTTTGGTGGCTTGATTCCCGGCGATATCAAATATGCAGATCTTAATAACGATGGTCAGGTGAATGCGGATGATCAAACCGCCATTGGTAAAACGGATATCCCAACACATACCATGGGCTTTTCTATGGGGCTGAATTATAAAAGCTTCGACTTCAGCGTATTATTCCAGGGTGCTTTTGGTGCATATACCGTATTGCAAAACTTCGCTGCGTATGAATTCTACAGCAATGGAAAGGTATCTGAAAGACACCTGGGCCGCTGGACACCAGCTACGGCTGCTACTGCTACTTTCCCTGCACTGCATGCCAGCGATAATACCAATAACCACGTGTATTCCGATTTCTGGATGAAACGGGCAGACTATGTAAGACTGAAGAATTTTGAAATAGGTTATCGCTTGCCTAAAAGCTGGACCGACAGGGTGAAGATCCAGGGGGTACGGTTTTATGTGAACGGACAAAATTTATGGACATGGATGAAGGATATGAAAGACTTCCAGTTTGATCCGGAAGCTCCGTCCGGAGATGGTACTTTCTACCCTCAGCAAAAGATCTACAATTTTGGTGCAACCGTTACTTTCTAA
- a CDS encoding RagB/SusD family nutrient uptake outer membrane protein, with the protein MKRIIYLLGFILLFIITSCKKVLDQAPELDYDEVKVFGDIDLTSQFLTDIYANTFSRPGSFMDLGNSPLAAACDEADNSFAGTPSDKFQNGSWNASDNPESVWGTCYTTIRKCNLMLAYIDKVPNKYEGLSKETDLTPERMKGEIYFLRAWNYFELLKRYGGVPIIKAPLDAGSVELRQTRRATYDEVVAFILSDLDACYNNPKIPLVWFGPDPADPSKELNRGNIGRANKTLVKALKSRMLLYYASPFNNPSNDLSRWQAAADISKSILNDGKYSLFNSYQNLFLFADNNEVMLTNQQAAFAEAIAEPAGIGWGGTNPTQDLVDKYEMRNGKLITDPTSGYNDQDPYKDRDPRLTASINYHGVTYKNTVLSMLPGGNQDPAIGGDWSKTSYYMRKFQNANSQSGVKRYFPIIRLAEIYLNYAEAQNEAAGPSPEVYNAVNAVRRRAGIDDLPTGLSKEDMRKRIWNERAVELAFEKHRFWDVRRWKIAENTLGKPIHGVRITKNGDGSLKYTYIEVEPRVFQPKMYLYPVPQSEIDKSPSVLEQNPNW; encoded by the coding sequence ATGAAAAGAATTATTTACCTGCTCGGCTTCATATTGCTCTTTATTATTACTTCATGTAAAAAAGTATTAGATCAGGCTCCTGAGCTGGATTATGACGAAGTGAAAGTGTTTGGTGACATTGACCTGACCAGCCAGTTTCTGACTGATATTTATGCAAATACATTTTCCAGGCCGGGTAGCTTTATGGACCTGGGCAACTCTCCGCTGGCAGCTGCATGCGATGAAGCTGATAACTCCTTCGCAGGAACACCTTCTGATAAATTCCAGAACGGTTCCTGGAACGCCAGCGATAATCCCGAATCTGTATGGGGCACCTGCTATACTACTATCAGAAAGTGTAACCTGATGTTGGCATACATCGATAAGGTACCTAATAAGTATGAAGGCTTGTCTAAAGAAACAGATCTTACACCGGAAAGGATGAAAGGAGAAATTTATTTTCTCCGCGCCTGGAATTATTTTGAACTGCTGAAAAGATATGGTGGTGTACCTATTATTAAAGCCCCACTGGATGCTGGTTCTGTAGAACTCAGGCAAACAAGGCGTGCTACCTATGATGAAGTGGTGGCCTTTATCCTGTCCGACCTGGATGCTTGTTACAACAACCCTAAAATTCCTTTGGTATGGTTCGGACCAGATCCGGCAGATCCCTCTAAAGAACTCAATCGTGGAAATATCGGCCGTGCAAATAAAACGCTTGTAAAAGCATTGAAGTCACGTATGCTGTTGTATTATGCCAGCCCGTTTAATAATCCATCTAATGATCTCAGCAGATGGCAGGCGGCTGCAGATATTTCTAAAAGCATACTGAACGATGGTAAATACAGCCTGTTTAACAGCTATCAGAACCTCTTCCTGTTTGCGGATAATAATGAAGTGATGCTCACAAATCAACAGGCTGCATTTGCAGAAGCTATCGCTGAACCTGCTGGTATTGGTTGGGGGGGTACTAATCCTACCCAGGATCTGGTAGATAAATATGAAATGCGGAACGGCAAGCTGATTACTGATCCTACTTCCGGCTACAATGATCAGGATCCGTATAAAGACCGTGATCCCCGCCTGACTGCTTCTATCAACTACCATGGGGTAACTTATAAGAACACCGTGTTGAGTATGTTACCCGGAGGGAATCAGGATCCTGCTATAGGAGGAGACTGGTCCAAAACCAGCTACTATATGCGCAAGTTCCAGAACGCCAATAGCCAGAGTGGGGTGAAACGTTATTTTCCTATTATCCGTTTGGCCGAAATTTATCTCAACTATGCAGAAGCGCAGAATGAAGCTGCCGGCCCTTCACCGGAGGTATATAATGCAGTAAATGCAGTACGCCGCAGGGCAGGGATTGATGATTTGCCAACAGGATTGTCTAAAGAAGATATGCGTAAACGTATCTGGAATGAAAGAGCTGTGGAGCTGGCATTCGAAAAACACCGCTTCTGGGATGTAAGACGCTGGAAAATTGCAGAGAATACACTTGGAAAACCAATACACGGTGTGAGGATCACCAAAAATGGAGATGGCTCTCTGAAATACACTTATATAGAAGTAGAGCCCCGTGTATTCCAACCTAAAATGTACCTGTACCCGGTGCCACAATCTGAAATAGATAAAAGCCCGTCTGTATTGGAACAAAATCCTAACTGGTAA
- a CDS encoding alpha amylase family protein, whose protein sequence is MLWWLLCLLPLKEDKLINKEYQVVKEVVKPKAEKPKYMWFDAEANFKRFSSQDSIRYYLDKTKAAGFNQVVVDVRPVYGDVLYKKTKRMKELTRVKDYSRTIKWDYLGVFIKEARKRGMKVSVSTTLFPAGDPVTRQGPAYQDPYWAQRTVIQNTPHGLIDIKDDKSKVAAFINPLLPEAQEFALGFIREIVTSYNFDGYVLDYCRYSGVETDFSDFTRKKFEAYIGQPVKHFPDDIFSWQKEGNGYVRKNGPLANQWFEFRSGVIHDFIKKVKEEIKAIKPHVKLEYWAASWYGALYEKGQNWASEKYDASKDYSWATPTYKKTGFAEQLDVFMNGVYLEKAYGMDDPESIEYGLAKGKKLINGACAMYGSIYANNYAHIEDDIQLCLTQSEGLVLFDIVQVIDHNLWDRLKAGIDQAEKALP, encoded by the coding sequence ATGTTATGGTGGCTGTTATGCTTATTGCCCTTAAAAGAGGATAAGCTGATAAATAAGGAGTACCAGGTAGTAAAGGAAGTAGTGAAACCTAAGGCGGAAAAACCTAAATATATGTGGTTTGATGCAGAGGCCAACTTCAAACGGTTTTCCAGCCAGGATTCTATACGGTATTATCTGGATAAAACTAAAGCGGCAGGGTTTAACCAGGTGGTGGTAGATGTTCGCCCGGTATATGGAGATGTGCTGTATAAGAAAACAAAGCGGATGAAAGAACTGACCCGCGTAAAGGATTATTCCCGTACTATTAAGTGGGATTACCTGGGTGTGTTTATTAAAGAAGCACGCAAGCGCGGGATGAAAGTAAGTGTTTCTACTACTTTGTTTCCTGCCGGAGATCCTGTCACCAGGCAGGGGCCTGCCTACCAGGACCCTTATTGGGCACAGCGTACCGTCATCCAGAATACTCCGCATGGGCTGATTGATATCAAGGATGATAAAAGCAAAGTAGCTGCATTTATCAACCCGTTATTGCCGGAAGCACAGGAATTTGCATTGGGCTTCATCCGCGAAATAGTGACGAGCTATAACTTTGACGGATATGTGCTGGATTATTGCCGGTATTCTGGTGTGGAAACAGATTTCTCCGATTTTACCCGGAAAAAATTTGAAGCATACATCGGGCAACCGGTAAAACATTTTCCCGATGACATCTTCTCCTGGCAAAAGGAAGGTAATGGCTACGTAAGAAAAAATGGTCCTCTGGCTAATCAGTGGTTTGAGTTCAGGTCTGGTGTCATCCATGACTTTATCAAAAAAGTAAAGGAAGAAATTAAGGCAATCAAACCACATGTAAAACTGGAATACTGGGCGGCATCCTGGTATGGTGCATTGTATGAAAAAGGACAGAACTGGGCGAGTGAAAAATATGATGCTTCGAAAGATTATAGCTGGGCTACGCCAACATATAAAAAAACAGGTTTTGCAGAACAGCTGGACGTATTTATGAATGGGGTATACCTCGAAAAAGCCTATGGCATGGATGATCCTGAATCTATTGAGTATGGGCTGGCGAAAGGAAAAAAACTTATCAATGGGGCTTGTGCCATGTATGGCAGTATCTATGCCAACAACTATGCACATATAGAAGATGATATCCAACTTTGTCTTACCCAATCAGAGGGACTGGTACTATTCGATATTGTTCAGGTAATAGACCATAACCTGTGGGACCGGTTGAAAGCCGGGATCGATCAGGCAGAAAAAGCACTCCCTTAA